One Nyctibius grandis isolate bNycGra1 chromosome 17, bNycGra1.pri, whole genome shotgun sequence genomic window carries:
- the LOC137671137 gene encoding GON-4-like protein isoform X1: MSLSLKMLPCKKRRAAAAAGPQSPRERGGAGEDGELPGAGGSSSAGAADGGSSAKLSPVARACGSPSSGPSVWRGPGEASVKGGKRLPVRAAPGCGQEAAGTKEACAGAQLPEGLGSPEAVAEGKAPKLYTEVEVNSQRDPYLTENQAAVQESPVRSSSQLAVRNPTVMKPLKNTRAEEQDGEDIERRKKRRKATKRKREGKSQEEEGSLSCDIKLDDTLDRTLEDGAKQHNLTVVNVRNILHEVITNEHVVAMMKAAISETEDIPLFEPKMTRSKLKEVVEKGVVIPTWNISPIKKANEVKPPQFVDIPLEEDDSSDEEYQPDDEDEDETAEESLLESDVESTASSPRGAKRSRTRRSSDEEGGTLCEMEKVTTPVVRHISAEVVPMGPPPPPKPKQNKDSTFMEKLHAVDEELASSPVCMDSYQSLEDSLIAFRTRSKRPLKDVPLGQLEAELRAPDITPDMYDPNTADDEEWKRWLGGLMNDDVENEDEADDDDDPEYNFLEDLDEPDTEDFRNDRAVRITKKEVNELMEELFETFQDEMGFSNMEDEGPEDEDNVTESRPNFNTPQALRFEEPLANLLNEQHRTVKEQLEQLRMKKSSIKPPQETEKSKPQNEKPLQSLVLDGTQRKRLQQQMQQHVQLLTQIHLLASSNPALSSEASTTRMFLSELGNFARSSTLLRQPFNPKFQTMFEPCNLKGALQLIEDFHAQVQVDWSPRKAVKKSANEFPCLPKQVAWILATRRVFMYPELLPICSLKANPPRDKIIFTKAEDNLLALGLKHFEGTEFPKPLISKYLLPTKTAHQLTVRIKNLNMNRAPDNIIRYYKKTKQLPVLFKCCEEIQPNEWKPPVEREEHRLPFWLKASLPSIQGELKQLAEDAREMPASPDAESVFLGTGKETSDTEYDEKYPLLMPKGLVLTLKPLANRFSRRAWRRQRSSALKPVLIRPSPCVQPSSNPINIQKTVKLSQSEAPPSKVMVQIPRLIQPATVMQTVPGVQPLSVPTVVGSGDGLEFQNVLSTSHSDSRQALPAAVPPALVSNPVTFQPKLMLPALPGTKIRKPCVRKGYQKKKGTKSAPLIKTSPLIQPSPVILTVPATTVKVVNIGNGCNMIQPINTTVGRGAQAIPVTTLLVNPSTFPCPLNQPLVTSSIPSLIVSPNPVGLSASSVGETEEQLNLVPSCPAGNNKNPYPTVEPKVEAPELYVSCSAVSPKQDCSTNPATSNNSSQENVNKSDCCSWTVVEGDENVSEPLSVDLLPHLEDPDEPVKIEPEDSNDASKEVNPVQKRDLLCDEVKEEFMLDLGQELNMEAACSCSDDLKDIKKEHTLCDEKGEEERRALQSSPRGEQQMDAGVVTGPQVSSESPKNLSYTADVEAEFSSPLGRPEDSSSVDGQSVGTPAGPEAGGEKEGQEEEEEDDFDDFTQDEDEEMSSASEESILSVPELQETMEKLTWLATERRLSQEGDSEEENSQEENSEPEEEEEEEGEGIESLQKDDEICGDISEEPKSAFTLTKMAPQVEAHRMPAGENMKAPGKSRSSHRTRNKRGRARASKDTSKLLLLYDEDILERDPLREQKDLAFAQAYLTRVREALQHVPGKYEDFLRVIYEFEISTDKRTAVDLYSTLQKLLHDWPQLLTDFAAFLLPEQALECGLFEEQQAFEKSRKFLRQLEICFAENPAHHQKIIKVLQSCADCLPQEIAELKTQMWQLLKGHDHLQDEFSIFFDHLRPSASRMGDFEEINWTEEKEYKFDGFEEVSLPDVEEEDEPPKMHAASKNKKRKEIGGQNNDKEVEWVDGMKECSCSCHEGSSDLKLKKSKRRTCSHCSSKVCENKFYKNKDSQELTASLVQQESSPQPEGKDSGMSKEPAEENLENRDEGEDVQSRTKTLSSKVDSLASGSHLEGKIVSGNHASSEKAALPDNQVQDTGVGNTAKDSDSSVTGPRWTPLQKATPKLPQETKNCPCTVGSESEGLNQQGQGNADASLGPSGDLLLSSRSATVKGLTGPCSSSGKSLCQTEGLHSDSSDKLALSGHASKLGVKEFEGPPLPLEGKPEAKQGWVTPSRKPPVGKSCSSQSPDTLERDDTGCTGNVPESRLKSNANNCFQVHQHSEQVEYRVVPASLGQKEEEQQQQRVTEATVCAKNSKVSSTGEKVVLWTREADRVILTTCQEKGAHLETFHAISQKLGNKTASEVSHRFRELMRLFHTSCDGSSEDEEDATSTSNTDQLSDKDLLLSEEEPDD; this comes from the exons ATGTCGCTCTCGCTGAAGATGCTGCCCTGCAAGAAAAggagagcggcggcggcggcggggccgcagAGCCCGCGGGAGCGCGGCGGCGCCGGGGAGGACGGCGAGCTGCCCGGCGCCGGCGGATCCTCCTCGGCGGGCGCTGCCGATGGCGGCTCCTCCGCCAAACTCTCGCCGGTGGCCCGAGCCTGCGGATCGCCCTCCTCCGGCCCGAGCGTGTGGAGGGGCCCCGGGGAGGCCTCGGTGAAGGGCGGGAAGAGGCTCCCCGTGAGGGCGGCCCCGGGGTGCGGGCAGGAGGCGGCGGGCACGAAGGAGGCCTGCGCTGGCGCCCAGCTCCCCGAGGGCCTCGGGAGTCCCGAAGCGGTGGCGGAAG GGAAAGCGCCTAAGCTGTATACAGAGGTGGAAGTGAATTCACAGAGAGATCCGTATCTGACTGAAAACCAAGCTGCAGTGCAGGAGTCTCCAGTGAGAAGTTCTTCCCAGCTGGCTGTTAGAAATCCTACCGTGATGAAGCCACTGAAGAACACCAGAGCTG agGAGCAAGATGGAGAAGATAttgagagaaggaagaagaggaggaaggcaacCAAAcggaaaagagaagggaaaagccAAGAAGAGGAGGGATCCTTGTCTTGTGACATCAAGCTAGATGATACCCTTGATCGCACCTTAGAAGATGGAGCCAAACAACACAACCTGACGGTTGTCAACGTGCGAAACATCCTGCAT GAAGTGATCACAAATGAGCATGTGGTTGCCATGATGAAAGCAGCCATCAGTGAGACAGAAGATATACCTTTGTTT GAGCCCAAAATGACTCGTTCCAAACTGAAGGAAGTTGTGGAGAAAGGAGTG GTGATTCCAACGTGGAATATTTCTCCAATTAAGAAGGCAAATGAGGTGAAG CCTCCTCAGTTTGTGGACATTCCTCTTGAGGAAGATGATTCATCTGATGAAGAATACCAGCCTGATGATGAGGATGAGGACGAGACTGCAGAAGAG AGCTTACTGGAAAGCGATGTAGAGAGCACTGCTTCTTCTCCTCGGGGAGCAAAACGATCTAGGACAAGGCGATCGTCCGATGAAGAGGGAGGGACACTCTGCGAG ATGGAGAAGGTTACTACGCCTGTTGTTAGACATATCAGTGCTGAAGTAGTTCCCATGGGACCTCCACCACCTcctaaaccaaagcaaaacaaagacagCACGTTCATGGAGAAGCTGCACgcagtggatgaggaattggctTCAAGCCCAGTATGCATGGATTCTTACCAG TCTCTGGAAGACAGCCTCATTGCCTTCCGAACCCGATCGAAGAGACCCCTGAAGGATGTTCCTCTTGGGCAGCTGGAGGCTGAGCTCCGAGCCCCAGATATCACACCTGATATGTACGATCCCAACACTGCAGATGATGAAGAATGGAAAAGGTGGCTTGGAGGACTCATGAACGACGATGTGGAGAATGAAG ATGAAgcagatgatgatgatgacccTGAGTACAACTTCCTGGAAGATCTGGATGAACCAGATACAGAAGACTTCAGAAATGATCGTGCTGTGAGAATTACCA AAAAGGAAGTGAATGAACTGATGGAGGAGCTGTTTGAGACA TTTCAGGACGAGATGGGTTTCTCGAACATGGAAGATGAAGGTCCAGAAGATGAAGATAATGTTACAGAGTCACGGCCAAATTTTAATACACCACAGGCACTTAG ATTTGAAGAGCCTCTGGCCAATTTACTGAATGAACAACACCGGACAGTGAAGGAACAGCTTGAGCAGCTGAGAATGAAAAAGTCCTCAATCAAGCCACcacaagagacagaaaaatcaaaacctcaAAATGAGAAGCCTCTCCAGAGCCTTGTTCTGGACGGTACGCAAAGAAAGAGGCTCCAGCAGCAGATGCAGCAG CATGTTCAGCTTCTGACTCAAATCCATCTTCTAGCAAGTTCCAACCCTGCTTTAAGTTCAGAGGCCAGTACTACCAGGATGTTTTTG AGCGAGCTGGGTAACTTTGCTCGAAGCTCTACGCTTCTTCGCCAGCCCTTCAATCCGAAGTTTCAAACGATGTTCGAGCCGTGTAACTTGAAGGGAGCACTGCAGCTCATTGAAGATTTTCATGCCCAAGTCCAGGTTGACTGGAGCCCTCGCAAAGCTGTGAAGAAGAGTG CCAATGAGTTCCCATGTTTGCCCAAGCAAGTGGCATGGATTTTGGCAACAAGGAGAGTCTTTATGTATCCAGAGTTACTACCAATATGTTCCTTGAAAGCAAACCCTCCCCGGGACAAGATTATCTTCACCAAGGCAGAGGACAA ttTATTAGCTTTAGGTTTGAAACATTTTGAAGGGACAGAGTTTCCAAAGCCTTTGATCAGCAAGTATCTCTTGCCAACAAAAACTGCCCACCAGCTTACAGTACGAATCAAGAATCTCAATATGAATCGAGCTCCCGATAATATCATCAGA TActataaaaagacaaaacagttgCCCGTTCTGTTCAAGTGCTGTGAGGAAATCCAGCCTAACGAGTGGAAGCCACCTGTGGAGAGGGAAGAACATCGCCTGCCATTTTGGCTAAAG GCAAGCTTGCCCTCCATTCAGGGGGAGTTGAAGCAATTAGCAGAAGATGCCAGGGAGATGCCAGCTTCACCTGATGCAGAATCTGTCTTTTTGGGGACAGGAAAGGAAACTTCAGACACAGAATATGATGAAAAATATCCTCTACTCATGCCAAAGGGACTAGTACTGACCTTAAAGCCTCTTGCCAATCGATTCTCTAGGAGAGCATGGAGGAGGCAAAGGTCTTCAGCTCTGAAGCCTGTCCTCATTCGACCGAGTCCTTGTGTGCAGCCCAGTTCCAACCCTATTAACATCCAGAAAACTGTGAAGTTGTCCCAGTCAGAAGCTCCTCCCAGTAAAGTTATGGTTCAGATTCCTCGGCTAATCCAGCCAGCTACAGTTATGCAGACGGTGCCGGGAGTGCAGCCTTTGAGTGTTCCCACAGTGGTAGGAAGTGGGGATGGTTTGGAATTTCAGAATGTGCTCTCCACTTCGCATTCGGACTCCAGACAAGCTTTGCCAGCTGCTGTACCACCAGCTCTAGTGTCAAATCCAGTAACGTTTCAGCCAAAACTGATGTTGCCGGCATTGCCTGGAACGAAAATACGTAAACCTTGTGTTCGTAAGGgataccaaaagaaaaaagggacaaAATCTGCCCCACTGATAAAGACTTCACCTTTGATTCAACCTTCTCCTGTCATCCTTACTGTCCCTGCTACCACAGTGAAAGTGGTTAATATAGGCAATGGTTGCAATATGATTCAGCCCATAAATACAACAGTTGGTAGAGGCGCTCAGGCTATTCCAGTTACAACCTTATTGGTAAATCCATCCACTTTCCCCTGTCCATTAAATCAGCCCCTGGTGACTTCTTCAATCCCTTCATTGATAGTCTCTCCTAACCCTGTTGGTCTTTCTGCATCATCTGTTGGTGAAACTGAAGAACAGCTGAATCTGGttccttcctgccctgctggaaacaacaaaaatcccTATCCCACGGTGGAGCCCAAGGTTGAAGCCCCAGAATTGTACGTTTCATGTTCCGCTGTCTCTCCCAAGCAGGACTGTAGTACAAATCCTGCCACTTCAAATAATAGTAGTCAGGAAAACGTAAATAAGAGTGACTGCTGTAGCTGGACAGTGGTAGAAGGAGATGAGAACGTTTCAGAGCCATTGTCTGTGGACCTTTTGCCTCATTTAGAAGATCCAGATGAACCGGTGAAAATTGAGCCTGAAGATTCAAATGATGCTAGCAAGGAAGTAAATCCAGTACAGAAGAGGGATCTTTTATGTGATGAAGTGAAGGAGGAATTCATGCTAGATCTTGGCCAGGAGCTGAACATGGAGGCTGCATGTTCATGTTCAGACGACCTGAAGGACATTAAAAAGGAGCATACTTTGTGTGacgagaagggagaagaagaacGACGGGCTTTGCAGTCTTCTCCCCGTGGTGAACAGCAGATGGATGCAGGTGTTGTCACTGGACCGCAAGTAAGCAGTGAGTCTCCAAAGAATCTTTCTTACACGGCAGATGTTGAGGCAGAATTTAGTAGTCCACTAGGAAGACCAGAGGATTCATCCAGTGTAGATGGCCAGTCTGTCGGGACACCAGCTGGCCCTgaagctggaggagagaaagaaggacaagaagaagaggaagaagatgacTTTGATGATTTTACACAAGACGAGGATGAAGAAATGTCATCAGCCTCAGAAGAATCTATTCTTTCAGTGCCAGAACTTCAG GAGACAATGGAAAAACTTACTTGGCTTGCAACAGAGAGACGTTTAAGCCAAGAAGGAGATTCTGAAGAAGAGAATTCCCAGGAAGAGAACTCTGagcctgaggaagaggaggaggaggaaggggaaggaatagAGAGTTTACAGAAAGATGATGAAATATGTGGAGATATATCAGAGGAACCTAAATCTGCCTTCACCTTGACAAAGATGGCCCCGCAGGTGGAAGCCCACAGAATGCCAGCAG GAGAAAATATGAAAGCCcctgggaagagcaggagcTCCCACAGAACCAGAAATAAGAGGGGACGGGCTCGTGCTAGCAAAGATACATCTAAGCTGCTCCTCTTGTATGATGAGGACATCCTGGAGAGAGATCCCCTGCGAGAACAGAAAGATCTGGCATTTGCACAAGCCTATCTAACCAGG GTGCGTGAAGCCTTGCAGCATGTTCCTGGAAAGTACGAAGACTTCCTTCGTGTTATCTATGAGTTTGAGATTAGCACGGACAAGCGAACAGCTGTGGATCTCTATTCCACTTTACAGAAACTGTTACATGACTGGCCCCAGCTGCTCACAGATTTTGCTGCCTTTCTTTTACCAGAACAAGCTTTGGAGTGTGGACTG TTTGAAGAGCAGCAAGCATTTGAAAAAAGCCGGAAGTTCCTCAGGCAGCTGGagatttgttttgctgaaaatcCTGCCCACCATCAAAAGATCATCAAAGTCCTGCAGAGTTGTGCAGACTGCCTCCCCCAGGAGATTGCAGAG ctgaagacCCAAATGTGGCAACTCTTGAAAGGACACGACCACTTGCAGGATGagttctccattttctttgatCACTTACGGCCCTCAGCCAGCCGCATGGGAGATTTTGAGGAGATCAACTGgacagaagagaaggaatatAAG TTTGATGGGTTTGAAGAGGTTTCTTTGCCAGATGTGGAAGAAGAGGATGAACCACCCAAGATGCATGCAGCCTCAAAAAATAAGAAGCGTAAAGAGATCGGAGGCCAGAACAACGACAAG GAGGTCGAGTGGGTAGATGGGATGAAGGAATGTTCATGTTCCTGCCATGAAGGGAGTAGCGATCTCAagctaaagaaaagcaaaaggaggaCCTGCAGCCATTGTAGTAGTAAG GtgtgtgaaaacaaattttataaaaataaagattctCAAGAGCTGACTGCCAGCCTTGTTCAACAAGAATCAAGTCCTCAGCCTGAAGGGAAGGATTCTGGAATGTCTAAGGAAcctgcagaagaaaacctgGAGAACAGAGATGAGGGAGAGGATGTccagagcagaacaaaaacCCTGTCTAGTAAAGTTGACTCTCTGGCTTCAG GATCTCACCTGGAAGGAAAGATCGTCTCTGGCAACCACGCATCTTCTGAAAAAGCTGCACTGCCCGATAACCAGGTTCAAGACACAGGAGTTGGGAATACTGCAAAGGACAGTGACTCCTCTGTCACTGGCCCGAGATGGACACCTCTACAAAAAGCTACTCCAAAACTACCTCAAGAAACCAAAAACTGCCCTTGCACTGTGGGAAGTGAGAGTGAGGGACTAAACCAGCAAGGTCAAGGAAATGCAGATGCTTCCCTTGGGCCGAGCGGAGATCTGCTGCTGTCTTCTCGTTCTGCTACAGTGAAAGGTTTAACGGGACCTTGTTCCTCTTCTGGCAAGAGTTTGTGTCAGACTGAAGGGCTTCATTCTGATTCATCAGATAAGCTCGCTCTCTCTGGTCATGCTTCAAAATTAGGTGTGAAAGAATTTGAGGGACCACCTTTGCCTCTGGAAGGAAAACCTGAAGCAAAGCAGGGCTGGGTAACGCCGAGTAGAAAACCACCAGTGGGTAAGAGCTGCAGCTCACAGTCCCCTGATACTTTGGAAAGAGATGATACGGGCTGCACTGGAAATGTTCCTGAGAGCAGATTAAAGTCAAATGCAAACAACTGCTTCCAGGTGCATCAGCATTCTGAGCAGGTAGAATATAGAGTGGttcctgcctccctggggcaaaaggaagaggagcagcagcagcagcgagtCACAGAAGCAACTGTGTGTGCGAAGAACAGCAAAGTCAGCTCAACTGGAGAGAAGGTTGTTCTCTGGACCAG GGAGGCTGACAGAGTCATCCTTACCACCTGTCAGGAGAAAGGAGCCCATCTGGAAACCTTCCATGCCATCTCGCAGAAACTGGGCAACAAGACTGCCAGTGAG GTATCCCACAGGTTCAGAGAACTGATGAGGCTATTTCATACGTCCTGTGATGGGAGCTCTGAAGATGAGGAGGATGCAACTAGTACCAGTAACACAGACCAGTTGTCAGATAAAGatcttctgctttctgaggAAGAACCTGATGACTAA